Part of the Danio rerio strain Tuebingen ecotype United States chromosome 12, GRCz12tu, whole genome shotgun sequence genome, ACAATACCATTGTAAAGATGCCTATTCTAAATAATCTGTTTAATTGCAGACTTGCTACTGAAATGCAGCAGCCATCCACAAATCCTGGCCCTGCCCCTTCCCAGACTATTTCCACCTCCACTGCAGTCTCCTCAAATCAGACTGGAACCAGTCGTCAGAGCCAGCCTACAGTGGCAGGAGCCAAACCCAGCACTTTGCCAGCAAACCTAGATgaattcaaagtaaaaaaaaaaacagtgaccaCTTAATTCTTCTGGCAATTTTGGAACCAGATTATGTATTTTTTTGAGTGAGTTATAAGAGAAATTGATTAATTTTTCAAATTGACTTTATTTCACCTCTAGGTTGCTGAACTTAAACATGAACTCAAGTTGAGGGGTTTGACTGTATCGGGCACTAAGAACGATCTCATTGAACGCCTGAAGAACTACCAGGAGCAGAACTGTGGTTCATCAGCAGCAGGGGCTCCAGCAATGAAAACAGTGCCTGCTCAGTTACCACAGGTGTCGATTCAGTCTGGTCCACATCAACACCCCAAAGACACAACTGTACCAATTTCAGCCTTTCCCTTAACGCCTACCACAAGGGTCCACAGCACAACACCACCTCAGATCATGCGTTTCAGCAGCACCAGCTCCTCTCCTCCTGTGTCTCCTACCCCATCTGACCGCTCTGTGACTGGACTGAGTCCAGATGAGGCCAGCTGCAACGGTGATGTGTTTGGAGAAATGGTAAGCCTGTGGTCAGAAAACATGGATGTACAAAGAATCAGTACTATTTTTATAGGTATCTTcagtatttaattaattcattagttCTTGATAAATAGCTATTTTCATCAAGTGCAGAACACATTATCGCTTATTAATCCTCATCTTGCTCCAAACCTGTAAGACTGACTGTCTTATTGGAATTAAAAAGAGCATATTCTGAAGAATACTGGTGAACTTAACAGTTTCACTTCCCTATTACTTCCATTGTATGTAATAAGAAcaacaatggaagtcagtgggaaCCGACATGATTAATACAGTTCtacaaaatatacttttgtgTTAATGCAGAAAAAAGTATTCATACAGGTTTAGaatgaaataaagtaaatgttGACAAGATACATCTATGATCAAATTATTATCATTGctatttcttttgtattttagtTAAGATCAcagcattttaaaatttttttgtttttttaccaggtTAGTTCTCCTCTCACCCAGCTCAGTTTGCACCCCTCTCCAGAGCAGCCTTCCCCAATTAAAGAGGAGTCTCTAGGGCAGGTGCAGTCCTCCTGCAGTCTCTCTCGTCTGGGGACGCTGCCAGCCGCACAGCCTCACGATCCATGTCCATTGTCTCCTCTGGACAAAGACCAAATGCTTCAAGAGAAAGACAAGCAGATCGAGGAGCTGACGCGCATGTTGAGACAGAAGCAGAGGCAGGTGGAGGCCTTGCGTTCTCAGCTGGAGCAGGGTAAGCGTGCAGCACCAACAGAGCCTGCAGTCGACACCGAAATACCCATGCTGTCTAACGGGGTGGAAGTAAAGGTGAAGGAAGAGGTCAAGGAAGAAATGGACACCTCGGAGGACCTGCAGAAGCAAATCCAGCCTCTGAAGAAGATACAGACTCAGTGTTCACAGCAGACTCTCTTCAAGCTGCAGCAGATTCACAGACTGCAGGTGCAGCAGCAGCAAATACTGGTGGACCTACCAAATCTACAGAATACACAGCAGCAGGAAGTGGACCAACTGAAAGTGCAGCAAGAGCAAGCAAAGACACAGGTGTCGCAGCAGCAGAAGACGCAGTTGCTGCAACATCACCAGAAAGTGCAATTACTGCAACAGCAGAAGGCACAGTTACTGCAGCAGCAGCAGAAAGCGCAGCTactacaacagcagcagcagaaagCGCAGCTTCTACAACAGCAACAGAGGACACTGGTGCAGGAGCAGCAGAAAACACAACTGCATCAGCAAAAGAAGACGACGTTACtgcaacagcagcaacaacaaaagCTGCAGCAGCTCATCATCCAGCAAAGCCAGCAAAAGCAGCTGCAAGCCAATCTGAAGCAGCAGCAGAAGCCACAAAATCTGTTACAGAGCCCACAGGTTAGTGGCATCTACAGCTCTTCTGAAAGCTTAAATAATTGGTTGGATggcttttgttttcatgtttttttttttacttgacagGTTTCACAGATGTTTGTCAGCCAGCAGTCTAGTACTCAGATTACTACGTCTTTCCCACTGGATATCCTGAAAGCTCATCCCACTCCCACACTGGTCACTGACAGCAACGGCAACCGCTATCTGATTGCACTTACCAGTAATAGTGTGGAGAGTCTGACGGGAAAGTCTCCTCAGAGCAAATCTAATGGACGGATTACTCTACAGGTGACTTAAGAATAATTTATTGCTTGTTACATAGTTACATTTGATTGTTATACAAATTAAAGGTTCGTAGAAGCTAATGTTTTGAAATGATGCAATTTAATAGTATATTTTAGTATGCTTTTTATactagtattttaatttattatagttattatttattttttcatagcaGAGCTTAATTTTTACATAAGTCTTTAGAAGTCATTCTAATATGCTAATtcgttttttttaagtttatatatgtatatgttccTGTATATGTCTATATGTGTATGCGTCTGTGTGTATCACTGCTGCTTCATATAtatgttataataattatattttaagtaatatttaaacgtatatttattaacatttatttgagTTATAATTTtcggtttgtttatttgtttcagaGATTGCAGTCGACCCCTATCAAGCTCCCTAGCCAATCATCTACTGATATGACAACTTCTGCCAATCATTCACAAGCTGTCCGAGAGCCCATCACCAAGGTATGTTGAAATGACTTGTGAATGTGCTTTTTTAAACATGTCGAAGATCTGAAAAATTGCATATTCATCAGCTCTGTTATTTAAATGGTCATTAAAGGGGCATGAAACACTGAGATGCTTAACAGATACTGAATGCAGTGTAAAAATGATGAAACACAATGACATGCACACTTTAGCCAGAGCAGAAGTTATGCAATTGAGAAGTTTACATACATGGTTGTTTTGATTAAATTTGGTGAATGTGACAAtatcatttaatttgtttatgtttttacactCATGTACTTTTTATGATGCTTTTGACATAAGGTTTAATTCAAAATTCCCACTATAACCGCATTAAGTTGAACAtttaagttttaccattttttttattcatttagctgATCCTGGGTCTGGcaaaagcacttttagcttagtgtAGCATAAATCATTGTATTAAATTAGACAATTTGCAACtcggttaataaaaaaaaaaaaaaagtttttctgggattttaatgtttaaagcttgactattCTGTAGTTAGGTCGCGTACGAAGACTGACAGAATAATGAagagttgctattttctaggtcaataTGACATGGAACTATTCTCTCATTCTGGCTTAATAATAAACAAGGAACTCTGCAGCTGTGTCATAGTTACAGCATGTTCAATGATATTACAAATGATGTTACTTTACTCTCATTTTGAAATTTgcaaatgctaatggtctaatctgatttaattatttatgctaagctaaactgaaAGTGCTCtatctgaatggattaaaaaagggTAAAACTCAACTACAAAACATTAGGGGACTGATGAAAATGagcctgttttcaaaataaagtggAGTGTTGCTTTAGGAGTGAATGTAAATATAGTACACATGCATTTACGGTGTATACgtatttacagtattattttttaagcatCTTGTTTAAAGTTAGCATTAAGTGAAAGCTGCATGGATTTGAATTGCTCAGTGTATACCTGATTTGCACGTCACTAAAAGTATTGGTGtggtttaaaattaaaaaggtatTGGATGTTAATccttttcctagagatgggttgcagctggaagggcatccgcttgtGCTAGTTAATTTGGCactttattccgctgtggcgaccccggattaataaagggactaagccgaaaagaaaatgaatgaatgaatgaattgatgttAACTGGGCAACGTCAATTCATTGAATGAAACTTCTGAAACATTCATTTACTCATGTTAAAATCTGTTTGCCGGTTCAGAAAGCAGGGCTCCACGTAGAAACCTCCAGTGTTCAGGAGAGCAGTCAGCCTGTGTCTGCTCCACCAAGCTTCGAGCCCTTCTTCTGTGAGGAATCAAACCCACTGAACAAACCCACCTCTCCTCCTTCATTTAAGGTATTTCACATGAGTTCATTCCCACACCTCATTTTCCTTTTGCCTTTCACCCTCCTCGCTTTGTTTTAAGCTAAAGCTAGCATTTCTTTTTCCATTTTTCTCAACTCATTATCCGCATCTATTTTAGGAGGACATTTGCCCAACATTTGACCGACATACTTTATTTACCCCTTCCTCTCCAAAGCCGAACCCTCAACCCCCTCAGTGCCTCAAAGTATGGCCTTTACTTGTGCTCATTCTTTCTTTCGCCTTTATTCTTTCACCTTCTgcttctgtttttcttttattattgtgtCATTAATTATATTCTCTGTTTTTAGGATAATGTCTCTAACAACCAGCAAATAGATGATCTGTTTGAAATTCTGATGAAGAGTGGAGGTAAAAAAgtccttttttaaataaataagtttactATGTAATTGTAAGATTTAGATAAGTTTTTTAAGCTGGAAGAAAAGAGAACAAAACTTAGGATGATTTTATTTAGATTAGATGCATTTAAGGGACAtatcacccaaaactgaaaattcatttactctcccttgttTAAGaactatttaactttttttctgtttaattccAATCAAATCCTTATAAAAATCcggaaacctgtaacctttgacttccacagtatttaaGTCGGTGATTTCAGATTTTCAgctatcttcaaaatatctttaacagaaaatagaaactcataaagctttaGGACCTCTTAAAGTTGAGTAAATGATtactttttttgtgaattgtctctttaaattgattaaaaatcaGTTGTTTCTGAGCAAATACTTTTCTTTTCtacattttacaatataatataatataagatattaaaaacaaaaccattGTGGAACTCTAATAAGTACAAATAGGTAAAACCTACTGTTTTACTATtggtaaaaatatgtttttgaagCTGTCCTttattaataaagtattttaCACTCATCATATGAGTCGTgatattttatatacacaataagtACTTACTTTTTATGTACGTATAAAAGATTCTAGTATATTGTTACATAGATGTTTAATATGTTTATACACTGTTTACatctgtaaatcatggtaaaaaatgtacgatataatatatataacctCTCTTTTTTCCCACCTCAGAAATTTCATCTGGATTTAAGGCCAGTCAAGACCCCTCCCTTTCTGACCTCCACTCCAACCCGCCCTCTCCATCCCCTCCTCCATCTCCCCTCCACCTCTCTCCACCAGCACATCACCCTGAACCCATGCCCGTCCCATCCCAGCAGCTCCTGGACACTCAAAACAGGCCCTGCTCCTCCACCGGCCGCCTCGAGGACTTTCTAGAGAGCACAACCGGCGCTCCTCTCCTCGGTGTGGAGCCGGATAGCCCGTTAACCCTAATCGATGACCTACACAGTCAAATGCTGAGCACTTCCAGTATTCTGGACCACCCGCCATCCCCAATGGACACCAGTGACCTGAGCTTCTCGTCCCATCCGGCCAGCCTGGACTTCGAAGACCCTGCTCTGGATGGAATGGATTGGCTGGGCATACCCGTGGTCACAGGGGGCAGTAATTGTAATGGCGGGGGTCTGGTCCTCGCCCCTCTGAGCTCACACACCCCACCCAGTGTCTTTTCAGCAGACTTTTTGGACAGTCCAGATCTGCAGCTCCACTGGGACTCCTGTTTGTAGCTTCTGGTCTTAATTCGCTCAACGACACACACAATTTAGCACATTCAACCTTACTGTGTATTAAGCAGTACACAAAACACTCCAGACGCACACGCTGTTAATTATGCTTCACGTTTTCTTTCCTTCATATTCCGAAGCCGAATGGTATTTAAACAGTTCCTGCGTCTGATAGCACTGACTTTTAAGCTCtcgttcactgcactcaaataaCCACATGATGGCGCTGTTTCTTTTGTAACAGACCAATCAGGACCCTGAAAACAGCTCAAAGAATCCCTTCTTTGGTCTAAATATCAGATGAGTTGTCTATGCTGGTTAGTTAGTACAATCTTTAAAGCACCATATAGTGTTACGTCTGCCCATGGTAATAAAGCTATGACCTCATAAACATTATATATGAGGCCATTTCTGCTCCACAAGTTGTTACATGCAAGCTAATTGGCAAAAAGATACAGGATATCATAAACCTCCTTGAAACCCGTTAGTTCTTCCAACATTGCACTTAAGCCGACCCGACTGGTGCTCTGGTCAACACGACCCAATGTAATGGGCTCTGCAGGGAACCAGGTTTGGTGACGTTCACCAGATCTCTATGCATTGCTGTAGTTAGGATCATGTATTGATGAAACCTTTGTTCTTTTTGCTCTGATTCTAGCGATTCGCTGGTGGAGGTCAGTGCTGGGGTTTCAGGTTTCAGAGTATTTGGAActtcttgttttttaaaaaaagaaaaaaaatgaaaggaaaaactGCTGTGTGGCGTGTGGTCTCTTGTTTGCATCTGCACTTGTGTATTTagaatacattcacacacatggtTATTTATGTAGTCGAACTTTGAGGCAAATCAgtattttgatttttttcagatttttatataaactacctgacaaaagtatcgtcacctatccaggttttaggaacaacaaatattgacttgacttctggttgatcaatTGGTCTtccaagattctttggattcatcttcaatgccgccTCCAACTTACCCCAGAGATGCTCAgtaatgttgtttgtttgtttgcttgcttgcttgcttgctttgtttatagagcacatttaaaagcaacagatgttgaccaaagtgctttacaaaaagaccagcatacaaaatttatacctatatataaaaataagcaaaacctataaaacagattaaaattatttaattacaatcaaaaggcaagagacagaaggtgatttttttagatgagacttaaaagcaccaagtgaagaacatgacctgacatgtaaaggcagaccattccacagtcggggggctgcagcagaaaaagccctgtcacctcttgatttcaaccatgttttggggacaactagctgaaacttgtttttttttacctgattGACCTAAATGAAGTGTGCCAGTGAAAAAGCTCAGAGATGTAAAtaggtgccagaccattcaaacttttaaaaacaagtagAA contains:
- the mrtfab gene encoding myocardin related transcription factor Ab isoform X3 — translated: MLDTNHCLHIDASSFEDQLIQNAEDKMPVSLDCDRHAYHNLKEVLQLKLQQRRTREELVSQGIMPPLKSPAAFHEQRKSLERARTEDYLKRKIRSRPERSELVRMHILEETSAEPSLQAKQLKLKRARLADDLNDKISHRPGPIELIHKNILPVHALIGTESPKGESSSLDEDSSDALSPDPQCSQDSPLGLGPQHSPSDMLNMNGDLSPSQFLTQAPPPLLVTSDASPPKNLTSETNISNSSRPPSGHTKSKSSTDRTYQRSKKPKDNKPKVKKLKYHQYIPPDQKNDREPPPQLDSSYAKILHQQQLFLQLQIINQQQQHYNYHTILPAPPKLATEMQQPSTNPGPAPSQTISTSTAVSSNQTGTSRQSQPTVAGAKPSTLPANLDEFKVAELKHELKLRGLTVSGTKNDLIERLKNYQEQNCGSSAAGAPAMKTVPAQLPQVSIQSGPHQHPKDTTVPISAFPLTPTTRVHSTTPPQIMRFSSTSSSPPVSPTPSDRSVTGLSPDEASCNGDVFGEMVSSPLTQLSLHPSPEQPSPIKEESLGQVQSSCSLSRLGTLPAAQPHDPCPLSPLDKDQMLQEKDKQIEELTRMLRQKQRQVEALRSQLEQGKRAAPTEPAVDTEIPMLSNGVEVKVKEEVKEEMDTSEDLQKQIQPLKKIQTQCSQQTLFKLQQIHRLQVQQQQILVDLPNLQNTQQQEVDQLKVQQEQAKTQVSQQQKTQLLQHHQKVQLLQQQKAQLLQQQQKAQLLQQQQQKAQLLQQQQRTLVQEQQKTQLHQQKKTTLLQQQQQQKLQQLIIQQSQQKQLQANLKQQQKPQNLLQSPQVSQMFVSQQSSTQITTSFPLDILKAHPTPTLVTDSNGNRYLIALTSNSVESLTGKSPQSKSNGRITLQRLQSTPIKLPSQSSTDMTTSANHSQAVREPITKKAGLHVETSSVQESSQPVSAPPSFEPFFCEESNPLNKPTSPPSFKEDICPTFDRHTLFTPSSPKPNPQPPQCLKDNVSNNQQIDDLFEILMKSGEISSGFKASQDPSLSDLHSNPPSPSPPPSPLHLSPPAHHPEPMPVPSQQLLDTQNRPCSSTGRLEDFLESTTGAPLLGVEPDSPLTLIDDLHSQMLSTSSILDHPPSPMDTSDLSFSSHPASLDFEDPALDGMDWLGIPVVTGGSNCNGGGLVLAPLSSHTPPSVFSADFLDSPDLQLHWDSCL
- the mrtfab gene encoding myocardin related transcription factor Ab isoform X11, which translates into the protein MLDTNHCLHIDASSFEDQLIQNAEDKMPVSLDCDRHAYHNLKEVLQLKLQQRRTREELVSQGIMPPLKSPAAFHEQRKSLERARTEDYLKRKIRSRPERSELVRMHILEETSAEPSLQAKQLKLKRARLADDLNDKISHRPGPIELIHKNILPVHALIGTESPKGESSSLDEDSSDALSPDPQCSQDSPLGLGPQHSPSDMLNMNGDLSPSQFLTQAPPPLLVTSDASPPKNLTSETNISNSSRPPSGHTKSKSSTDRTYQRSKKPKDNKPKVKKLKYHQYIPPDQKNDREPPPQLDSSYAKILHQQQLFLQLQIINQQQQHYNYHTILPAPPKLATEMQQPSTNPGPAPSQTISTSTAVSSNQTGTSRQSQPTVAGAKPSTLPANLDEFKVAELKHELKLRGLTVSGTKNDLIERLKNYQEQNCGSSAAGAPAMKTVPAQLPQVSIQSGPHQHPKDTTVPISAFPLTPTTRVHSTTPPQIMRFSSTSSSPPVSPTPSDRSVTGLSPDEASCNGDVFGEMVSSPLTQLSLHPSPEQPSPIKEESLGQVQSSCSLSRLGTLPAAQPHDPCPLSPLDKDQMLQEKDKQIEELTRMLRQKQRQVEALRSQLEQGKRAAPTEPAVDTEIPMLSNGVEVKVKEEVKEEMDTSEDLQKQIQPLKKIQTQCSQQTLFKLQQIHRLQVQQQQILVDLPNLQNTQQQEVDQLKVQQEQAKTQVSQQQKTQLLQHHQKVQLLQQQKAQLLQQQQKAQLLQQQQQKAQLLQQQQRTLVQEQQKTQLHQQKKTTLLQQQQQQKLQQLIIQQSQQKQLQANLKQQQKPQNLLQSPQVSQMFVSQQSSTQITTSFPLDILKAHPTPTLVTDSNGNRYLIALTSNSVESLTGKSPQSKSNGRITLQRLQSTPIKLPSQSSTDMTTSANHSQAVREPITKKAGLHVETSSVQESSQPVSAPPSFEPFFCEESNPLNKPTSPPSFKDNVSNNQQIDDLFEILMKSGEISSGFKASQDPSLSDLHSNPPSPSPPPSPLHLSPPAHHPEPMPVPSQQLLDTQNRPCSSTGRLEDFLESTTGAPLLGVEPDSPLTLIDDLHSQMLSTSSILDHPPSPMDTSDLSFSSHPASLDFEDPALDGMDWLGIPVVTGGSNCNGGGLVLAPLSSHTPPSVFSADFLDSPDLQLHWDSCL
- the mrtfab gene encoding myocardin related transcription factor Ab isoform X10, yielding MAIHSVLQLKLQQRRTREELVSQGIMPPLKSPAAFHEQRKSLERARTEDYLKRKIRSRPERSELVRMHILEVTTETASSSVCKTNIKTSAEPSLQAKQLKLKRARLADDLNDKISHRPGPIELIHKNILPVHALIGTESPKGESSSLDEDSSDALSPDPQCSQDSPLGLGPQHSPSDMLNMNGDLSPSQFLTQAPPPLLVTSDASPPKNLTSETNISNSSRPPSGHTKSKSSTDRTYQRSKKPKDNKPKVKKLKYHQYIPPDQKNDREPPPQLDSSYAKILHQQQLFLQLQIINQQQQHYNYHTILPAPPKLATEMQQPSTNPGPAPSQTISTSTAVSSNQTGTSRQSQPTVAGAKPSTLPANLDEFKVAELKHELKLRGLTVSGTKNDLIERLKNYQEQNCGSSAAGAPAMKTVPAQLPQVSIQSGPHQHPKDTTVPISAFPLTPTTRVHSTTPPQIMRFSSTSSSPPVSPTPSDRSVTGLSPDEASCNGDVFGEMVSSPLTQLSLHPSPEQPSPIKEESLGQVQSSCSLSRLGTLPAAQPHDPCPLSPLDKDQMLQEKDKQIEELTRMLRQKQRQVEALRSQLEQGKRAAPTEPAVDTEIPMLSNGVEVKVKEEVKEEMDTSEDLQKQIQPLKKIQTQCSQQTLFKLQQIHRLQVQQQQILVDLPNLQNTQQQEVDQLKVQQEQAKTQVSQQQKTQLLQHHQKVQLLQQQKAQLLQQQQKAQLLQQQQQKAQLLQQQQRTLVQEQQKTQLHQQKKTTLLQQQQQQKLQQLIIQQSQQKQLQANLKQQQKPQNLLQSPQVSQMFVSQQSSTQITTSFPLDILKAHPTPTLVTDSNGNRYLIALTSNSVESLTGKSPQSKSNGRITLQRLQSTPIKLPSQSSTDMTTSANHSQAVREPITKKAGLHVETSSVQESSQPVSAPPSFEPFFCEESNPLNKPTSPPSFKEDICPTFDRHTLFTPSSPKPNPQPPQCLKDNVSNNQQIDDLFEILMKSGEISSGFKASQDPSLSDLHSNPPSPSPPPSPLHLSPPAHHPEPMPVPSQQLLDTQNRPCSSTGRLEDFLESTTGAPLLGVEPDSPLTLIDDLHSQMLSTSSILDHPPSPMDTSDLSFSSHPASLDFEDPALDGMDWLGIPVVTGGSNCNGGGLVLAPLSSHTPPSVFSADFLDSPDLQLHWDSCL
- the mrtfab gene encoding myocardin related transcription factor Ab isoform X15, which produces MAIHSVLQLKLQQRRTREELVSQGIMPPLKSPAAFHEQRKSLERARTEDYLKRKIRSRPERSELVRMHILEETSAEPSLQAKQLKLKRARLADDLNDKISHRPGPIELIHKNILPVHALIGTESPKGESSSLDEDSSDALSPDPQCSQDSPLGLGPQHSPSDMLNMNGDLSPSQAPPPLLVTSDASPPKNLTSETNISNSSRPPSGHTKSKSSTDRTYQRSKKPKDNKPKVKKLKYHQYIPPDQKNDREPPPQLDSSYAKILHQQQLFLQLQIINQQQQHYNYHTILPAPPKLATEMQQPSTNPGPAPSQTISTSTAVSSNQTGTSRQSQPTVAGAKPSTLPANLDEFKVAELKHELKLRGLTVSGTKNDLIERLKNYQEQNCGSSAAGAPAMKTVPAQLPQVSIQSGPHQHPKDTTVPISAFPLTPTTRVHSTTPPQIMRFSSTSSSPPVSPTPSDRSVTGLSPDEASCNGDVFGEMVSSPLTQLSLHPSPEQPSPIKEESLGQVQSSCSLSRLGTLPAAQPHDPCPLSPLDKDQMLQEKDKQIEELTRMLRQKQRQVEALRSQLEQGKRAAPTEPAVDTEIPMLSNGVEVKVKEEVKEEMDTSEDLQKQIQPLKKIQTQCSQQTLFKLQQIHRLQVQQQQILVDLPNLQNTQQQEVDQLKVQQEQAKTQVSQQQKTQLLQHHQKVQLLQQQKAQLLQQQQKAQLLQQQQQKAQLLQQQQRTLVQEQQKTQLHQQKKTTLLQQQQQQKLQQLIIQQSQQKQLQANLKQQQKPQNLLQSPQVSQMFVSQQSSTQITTSFPLDILKAHPTPTLVTDSNGNRYLIALTSNSVESLTGKSPQSKSNGRITLQRLQSTPIKLPSQSSTDMTTSANHSQAVREPITKKAGLHVETSSVQESSQPVSAPPSFEPFFCEESNPLNKPTSPPSFKEDICPTFDRHTLFTPSSPKPNPQPPQCLKDNVSNNQQIDDLFEILMKSGEISSGFKASQDPSLSDLHSNPPSPSPPPSPLHLSPPAHHPEPMPVPSQQLLDTQNRPCSSTGRLEDFLESTTGAPLLGVEPDSPLTLIDDLHSQMLSTSSILDHPPSPMDTSDLSFSSHPASLDFEDPALDGMDWLGIPVVTGGSNCNGGGLVLAPLSSHTPPSVFSADFLDSPDLQLHWDSCL
- the mrtfab gene encoding myocardin related transcription factor Ab isoform X9; the encoded protein is MVSAVGSGPVPSPQSEAVTSEMQELSLQSVPSLLPLKERKNVLQLKLQQRRTREELVSQGIMPPLKSPAAFHEQRKSLERARTEDYLKRKIRSRPERSELVRMHILEVTTETASSSVCKTNIKTSAEPSLQAKQLKLKRARLADDLNDKISHRPGPIELIHKNILPVHALIGTESPKGESSSLDEDSSDALSPDPQCSQDSPLGLGPQHSPSDMLNMNGDLSPSQAPPPLLVTSDASPPKNLTSETNISNSSRPPSGHTKSKSSTDRTYQRSKKPKDNKPKVKKLKYHQYIPPDQKNDREPPPQLDSSYAKILHQQQLFLQLQIINQQQQHYNYHTILPAPPKLATEMQQPSTNPGPAPSQTISTSTAVSSNQTGTSRQSQPTVAGAKPSTLPANLDEFKVAELKHELKLRGLTVSGTKNDLIERLKNYQEQNCGSSAAGAPAMKTVPAQLPQVSIQSGPHQHPKDTTVPISAFPLTPTTRVHSTTPPQIMRFSSTSSSPPVSPTPSDRSVTGLSPDEASCNGDVFGEMVSSPLTQLSLHPSPEQPSPIKEESLGQVQSSCSLSRLGTLPAAQPHDPCPLSPLDKDQMLQEKDKQIEELTRMLRQKQRQVEALRSQLEQGKRAAPTEPAVDTEIPMLSNGVEVKVKEEVKEEMDTSEDLQKQIQPLKKIQTQCSQQTLFKLQQIHRLQVQQQQILVDLPNLQNTQQQEVDQLKVQQEQAKTQVSQQQKTQLLQHHQKVQLLQQQKAQLLQQQQKAQLLQQQQQKAQLLQQQQRTLVQEQQKTQLHQQKKTTLLQQQQQQKLQQLIIQQSQQKQLQANLKQQQKPQNLLQSPQVSQMFVSQQSSTQITTSFPLDILKAHPTPTLVTDSNGNRYLIALTSNSVESLTGKSPQSKSNGRITLQRLQSTPIKLPSQSSTDMTTSANHSQAVREPITKKAGLHVETSSVQESSQPVSAPPSFEPFFCEESNPLNKPTSPPSFKDNVSNNQQIDDLFEILMKSGEISSGFKASQDPSLSDLHSNPPSPSPPPSPLHLSPPAHHPEPMPVPSQQLLDTQNRPCSSTGRLEDFLESTTGAPLLGVEPDSPLTLIDDLHSQMLSTSSILDHPPSPMDTSDLSFSSHPASLDFEDPALDGMDWLGIPVVTGGSNCNGGGLVLAPLSSHTPPSVFSADFLDSPDLQLHWDSCL
- the mrtfab gene encoding myocardin related transcription factor Ab isoform X1; the encoded protein is MLDTNHCLHIDASSFEDQLIQNAEDKMPVSLDCDRHAYHNLKEVLQLKLQQRRTREELVSQGIMPPLKSPAAFHEQRKSLERARTEDYLKRKIRSRPERSELVRMHILEVTTETASSSVCKTNIKTSAEPSLQAKQLKLKRARLADDLNDKISHRPGPIELIHKNILPVHALIGTESPKGESSSLDEDSSDALSPDPQCSQDSPLGLGPQHSPSDMLNMNGDLSPSQFLTQAPPPLLVTSDASPPKNLTSETNISNSSRPPSGHTKSKSSTDRTYQRSKKPKDNKPKVKKLKYHQYIPPDQKNDREPPPQLDSSYAKILHQQQLFLQLQIINQQQQHYNYHTILPAPPKLATEMQQPSTNPGPAPSQTISTSTAVSSNQTGTSRQSQPTVAGAKPSTLPANLDEFKVAELKHELKLRGLTVSGTKNDLIERLKNYQEQNCGSSAAGAPAMKTVPAQLPQVSIQSGPHQHPKDTTVPISAFPLTPTTRVHSTTPPQIMRFSSTSSSPPVSPTPSDRSVTGLSPDEASCNGDVFGEMVSSPLTQLSLHPSPEQPSPIKEESLGQVQSSCSLSRLGTLPAAQPHDPCPLSPLDKDQMLQEKDKQIEELTRMLRQKQRQVEALRSQLEQGKRAAPTEPAVDTEIPMLSNGVEVKVKEEVKEEMDTSEDLQKQIQPLKKIQTQCSQQTLFKLQQIHRLQVQQQQILVDLPNLQNTQQQEVDQLKVQQEQAKTQVSQQQKTQLLQHHQKVQLLQQQKAQLLQQQQKAQLLQQQQQKAQLLQQQQRTLVQEQQKTQLHQQKKTTLLQQQQQQKLQQLIIQQSQQKQLQANLKQQQKPQNLLQSPQVSQMFVSQQSSTQITTSFPLDILKAHPTPTLVTDSNGNRYLIALTSNSVESLTGKSPQSKSNGRITLQRLQSTPIKLPSQSSTDMTTSANHSQAVREPITKKAGLHVETSSVQESSQPVSAPPSFEPFFCEESNPLNKPTSPPSFKEDICPTFDRHTLFTPSSPKPNPQPPQCLKDNVSNNQQIDDLFEILMKSGEISSGFKASQDPSLSDLHSNPPSPSPPPSPLHLSPPAHHPEPMPVPSQQLLDTQNRPCSSTGRLEDFLESTTGAPLLGVEPDSPLTLIDDLHSQMLSTSSILDHPPSPMDTSDLSFSSHPASLDFEDPALDGMDWLGIPVVTGGSNCNGGGLVLAPLSSHTPPSVFSADFLDSPDLQLHWDSCL